Proteins encoded within one genomic window of Mya arenaria isolate MELC-2E11 chromosome 13, ASM2691426v1:
- the LOC128214680 gene encoding receptor-type tyrosine-protein phosphatase epsilon-like → MADETWSGDDPECKPITCQQRPQSFPNGYLIPREQQLIHHPYQYGFTFVSQCEIGFKLVNGGNRTCSAVDQWNGSTAECEKVSCNVTVLEKGFYTFGSQKHVSNTISYGLSLSPKCEKGYRLSNSDNRTCKENSELSGDSPLCDIVRCNSFGPLPDGSLRLKNNTLTISKAFDYGTTILSDCDTGFELRDSAERTCVENGSWSGMTPICEKVRCTNQTILEDLFQRNTNESLFGDKFIAVYNSEHFNLVNGSLDVECSADGRLRWAAQQPYLAPICKVPKNGHFSADTRECLFDDTCKIGQTIIFECRNDFQTLQTNSTCLPNHTWSSVPICTPLSQSNNGAIIGGSAAVVVIAIVIAVLLFLHKRKIHKSLTRTRYEMADEPEEELNAYTEINETQKTDRKKVTADYSYASYTRDVHGYEEATNPSDQSYYSFVSCTKMPETAIKEKDFYDVVLGSEHGVTMKKQFQDFPKGLTEDYNAALKLQNRPKNRYKQIYPYNDTRVILPTDERHSDYINASFIHGYNKTRAFIASQGPTNDMLVDFWRMVWYLGCGKIVMLTNLKEDKKMKCVQYWPGEGCIEYEDFLIKNRGTEYFSDFVIRKLSIQKTHGEERKLFHFHFTAWPDKKVPRYASSLVNFRHKVETTIVKGNGPVVVHCSAGVGRTGTFIALNVLSEQANTMGYVDPVGCVNTLRRQRVDMVQTSEQYSFLHMALLETLMLSTSALPASRFLRAYEELLVFDKTHRCREIDVKFSRMEKMSPVSDECQYVSAKEVRNRNRNRYSNILPVADHMPHLTPSGKRSEPDYINAVFLPGYKKKGAFIVTQTPLEATKTDFWRLVAEHNVHTVVMMNNRSVMEEGEIYWPENKNPERYGNMTVAKTGEENESGLRKITLDLKQFRKTRKLQQIQFEGWPDDSALPTSPKNVINLLEAVQYWQHQSGNNPVLVHCMNGADRSGLLCVASAVLERMKVEQDVAITQVIKEMRNYREQIIPSVDQFQFVHEVVKEYILQNETYSNFTD, encoded by the exons ATGGCGGACGAGACATGGTCAGGTGATGACCCAGAGTGTAAACCTATTACATGCCAACAACGACCACAAAGTTTTCCCAATGGATATCTCATCCCAAGAGAACAACAACTCATCCACCACCCCTACCAGTATGGCTTTACATTTGTTTCTCAGTGTGAAATAGGTTTCAAGCTTGTTAATGGCGGGAATAGGACGTGTTCAGCAGTTGACCAATGGAATGGGAGTACAGCCGAGTGTGAAAAAGTATCTTGTAACGTGACGGTACTAGAAAAAGGATTCTATACATTTGGCTCGCAAAAACACGTATCGAATACAATTAGCTATGGTTTATCTCTCAGCCCAAAATGCGAAAAGGGGTATCGTTTAAGCAACAGTGATAATCGCACATGCAAAGAAAATAGTGAACTGAGTGGAGATAGCCCTTTATGTGATATAGTTCGATGCAACTCGTTCGGACCTCTCCCCGACGGTTCTCTGAGgctaaaaaataacacattgaCAATAAGTAAAGCATTTGACTATGGTACAACTATACTATCAGATTGTGATACCGGTTTCGAACTTCGTGATTCTGCTGAGCGCACGTGTGTTGAGAATGGGTCTTGGTCCGGGATGACACCAATTTGTGAAAAAGTCCGGTGCACAAATCAAACTATTCTTGAAGATTTATTTCAACGAAACACGAACGAATCTTTATTTGGAGACAAATTTATTGCCGTATACAATAGCGAACATTTCAATCTGGTGAATGGTTCTTTAGACGTAGAATGTTCAGCCGACGGCCGCCTAAGATGGGCTGCACAACAGCCATACCTTG CTCCAATATGTAAAGTGCCAAAGAACGGTCATTTCAGCGCAGACACACGAGAATGTCTCTTTGACGATACTTGTAAAATAGGACAAACGATCATATTTGAATGCAGAAATGACTTCCAAACGTTGCAAACAAATTCAACCTGCCTTCCTAATCATACATGGAGCTCTGTGCCCATTTGCACAC CACTGTCTCAATCAAACAATGGAGCTATAATTGGTGGGTCTGCAGCAGTGGTCGTTATCGCGATCGTAATAGCTGTTTTGTTGTTTCTGCACAAAAG GAAAATACATAAAAGCCTAACGAGAACGCGGTATGAAATGGCAGACGAACCAGAGGAAGAATTGAATGCTTATACTGAAATCAATGAAACACAAAAGACTGATCGAAAAAAAG TTACAGCAGACTATTCATACGCATCTTACACAAGAGATGTACACGGATACGAAGAGGCCACGAATCCGAGCGATCAGTCCTATTATAGCTTTGTAAGCTGCACGAAAATGCCGGAGACAGCCATTAAAGAAAAAGACTTCTACGACGTTGTTTTGGGATCAGAGCATGGTGTTACAATGAAGAAGCAGTTTCAG GATTTCCCAAAGGGCTTGACAGAGGACTACAATGCAGCTCTCAAATTACAAAACAGACctaaaaatagatataaacAGATCTATCCAT ATAATGATACAAGAGTTATTCTGCCAACAGATGAACGACACTCAGATTACATAAACGCTagtttcatacat GGTTATAACAAGACACGTGCCTTCATTGCGTCACAAG GCCCAACAAACGATATGCTTGTTGATTTCTGGAGGATGGTGTGGTATCTTGGCTGCGGCAAAATTGTAATGCTTACCAACTTGAAAGAGGACAAAAAG ATGAAATGTGTTCAGTACTGGCCTGGCGAAGGATGCATAGAATACGAAGACTTCTTAATAAAAAATCGGGGGACAGAGTATTTTTCGGACTTCGTCATCAGGAAATTATCCATACAGAAA ACACATGGGGAAGAAAGAAAATTGTTCCATTTTCATTTCACTGCTTGGCCAGATAAAAAAGTGCCAAGGTATGCTTCGTCACTGGTCAATTTCCGTCATAAAGTGGAAACCACCATTGTGAAAGGGAATGGTCCCGTTGTTGTACACTGCAG CGCCGGTGTCGGACGGACGGGAACATTTATCGCTTTGAATGTACTGTCTGAGCAAGCCAACACAATGGGATATGTGGATCCCGTGGGTTGTGTGAACACACTGAGAAGACAGAGGGTCGACATGGTCCAAACCTCG GAGCAGTACAGTTTCCTGCACATGGCGCTTTTGGAGACGTTGATGTTGTCTACGTCGGCTCTACCCGCGTCGAGATTCCTCAGAGCGTATGAAGAACTTCTGGTCTTTGACAAGACCCACAGGTGCCGGGAGATCGATGTCAAGTTCTCT CGGATGGAGAAAATGTCACCCGTGTCGGATGAGTGTCAATACGTCAGCGCAAAAGAAGTGAGGAACAGAAATAGGAATCGGTATTCAAACATTCTCCCag TCGCAGATCATATGCCTCACTTGACTCCTTCTGGAAAGAGGTCTGAACCTGATTACATCAACGCTGTATTCTTACCg GGATACAAGAAGAAGGGGGCGTTTATCGTCACCCAGACACCATTAGAGGCGACCAAGACTGACTTCTGGAGACTGGTGGCTGAACACAATGTCCATACAGTCGTCATGATGAACAACAGGAGTGTGATGGAG GAAGGTGAGATATACTGGCCTGAAAATAAGAACCCGGAAAGGTATGGAAACATGACGGTTGCCAAGACAGGCGAGGAAAACGAGAGTGGATTGAGAAAAATCACGCTTGACTTAAAACAGTTTCGAAAG ACACGGAAACTTCAACAAATACAATTTGAAGGTTGGCCTGATGATTCAGCGTTGCCTACTTCTCCTAAGAATGTTATAAACCTTCTTGAAGCAGTGCAGTACTGGCAACATCAATCAGGAAACAACCCTGTTCTCGTGCATTGCAT GAACGGAGCAGACAGAAGCGGCTTGCTCTGTGTTGCGTCAGCAGTCTTGGAGAGAATGAAGGTTGAACAAGACGTCGCTATTACCCAGGTCATTAAAGAAATGAGAAACTACAGGGAACAGATTATCCCCTCTGTG GACCAGTTTCAATTTGTGCATGAAGTAGTCAAGGAATACATTCTGCAGAATGAAACATACTCCAATTTCACCGATTGA
- the LOC128215408 gene encoding fucolectin-6-like, with the protein MELFFSVMLILASVRSEEPAWYHSGVNVALGKPTRQFPDTFEGQQASLAVDGNITNSPQSAPCAHTTKPSYGNYAFWNVDLQGTYNISGIRIYNRDNAVRERLYGLMILTYLKGHPKTVFQDNETHISNCTDYHDQNDKPLVCKDTIDVTLQPPVLATEVRLQTRNYLTLCEVQIIAVACTHPNVSHGRTNTTAKSLPGTTIHIQCDAGYLTNTTTSTCTEQVYPTVSITMNTSNIIAVQNHSEA; encoded by the exons atggaattatttttttctgtaatgctTATATTAGCGTCTGTGCGTTCGGAAGAACCAGCTTGGTATCATTCAG GTGTAAACGTTGCACTCGGAAAACCTACCCGCCAATTTCCGGATACATTTGAGGGTCAACAAGCATCACTTGCAGTTGATGGAAACATAACGAACAGCCCGCAAAGTGCTCCATGCGCTCACACAACCAAGCCGTCTTATGGAAATTACGCATTTTGGAATGTGGACCTCCAGGGTACTTACAATATATCAGGAATCAGAATATATAACAGAGACAACGCCG tacGTGAACGCCTATACGGATTGATGATTTTGACCTATTTAAAGGGACATCCGAAAACAGTGTTTCAAGACAATGAAACGCACATTTCAAATTGCACAGATTACCATGACCAAAACGATAAACCTCTGGTATGTAAGGATACAATAGATGTCACATTGCAACCTCCCGTTCTAGCTACAGAGGTCAGATTGCAGACAAGAAATTACCTGACACTCTGTGAGGTACAAATTATAGCAg tcGCCTGCACACACCCAAATGTTTCACATGGAAGAACGAATACCACGGCTAAGTCCTTACCTGGTACGACTATACACATACAATGTGATGCGGGCTATTTAACAAACACAACGACCTCAACATGCACTGAGCAAG TTTACCCCACGGTTTCTATTACTATGAACACAAGCAATATTATAGCGGTTCAAAACCATTCGGAAGCGTAA